The Neoarius graeffei isolate fNeoGra1 chromosome 23, fNeoGra1.pri, whole genome shotgun sequence genome segment actgggtataaaaagagcatcttggagtggcagcggctctcagaagtaaagatgggaagaggatcaccaatccccctaattctgcgccgacaaatagtggagcaatatcagaaaggagttcgacagtgtaaaattgcaaagagtttgaacatatcatcatctacagtgcgtaatatcatcaaaagattcagagaatctggaagaatctctgtgcgtaagggtcaaggccggaaaaccatactgggtgcccgtgatcttcgggcccttagacggcactgcatcacatacaggcatgcttctgtattggaaatcacaaaatgggctcaggaatatttccagagaacattatctgtgaacacaattcaccgtgccatccgccgttgccagctaaaactctatagttcaaagaagaagccgtatctaaacatgatccagaagcgcagacgtcttctctgggccaaggctcatttaaaatggactgtggcaaagtggaaaactgttctgtggtcagacgaatcaaaatttgaagttctttatggaaatcagggacgccgtgtcattcggactaaagaggagaaggacgacccgagttgttatcagcgcttagttcagaagcctgcatctctgatggtatggggttgcattagtgcgtgtggcatgggcagcttacacatctggaaagacaccatcaatgctgaaaggtatatccaggttctagagcaacatatgctcccatccagacgacatctctttcagggaagaccttgcattttccaacatgacaatgccaaaccacatattgcatcaattacagcatcatggctgcgtagaagaagggtccgggtactgaactggccagcctgcagtccagatctttcacccatagaaaacatttggcacatcataaaacggaagatacgacaaaaaagacctaagacagttgagcaactagaatcctacattagacaagaatgggttaacattcctatccctaaacttgagcaacttgtctcctcagtccccagacgtttacagactgttgtaaagagaaaaggggatgtctcacagtggtaaacatggccttgtcccaacttttttgagatgtgttgttgtcatgaaatttaaaatcacctaatttttctctttaaatgatacattttctcagtttaagcatttgatatgtcatctatgttctattctgaataaaatatggaattttgaaacttccacatcattgcattccgtttttatttacaatttgtactttatcccaacttttttggaatcggggttgtacatcttacctttcacttttgctgggactttcctatcacaaatgactcccgaaatccttctccaactgctccaccctgcctgcactctctctctcacctcactatcgcagaccccattttcctgcacagttgaccccacatCAACACATTAGATCAACACATTTAAACACTTCAGGGATACTGTATGTTCTAGGCTTTTTAGAAAaatagtggtgtcatcagcaagctGGCTtattatcaactgttcactgaaaatatttaatttatctatTTCTGAGTTTTTCATAAGGATTGCTAACATTTCTGCTGCCAAGAGAAACGGAGATATACTGCACCCTTGTTTAACTCCTGGGTTTAAGGAGAAGCGAGGAGTAGTGCCTGATGGGAGTGCTACCGTGCTGGTTGTACCGTCATAAAAGGATTCTATAATGTTGCAAAATTTTGGACCAAACCCATATAAATGCAAGACTTTAAGAAGGAACTGACACTCAAGTTTATCAAAAGCTTTGTGAAAatcaagaaataaaataaagcccTTGTCCTCAATTAGGTGACTGTATTCTAAGATGCCTTGCACTAACCTTATGTTGTTATGTATTGATCTTTAATTTATAAACCCTGACTGTGTTTCACTAATTATTTGACCAAGTCCTTTTTTTAACCTCTTGGTATAGATGTGTGTTAACAGTTTTGTTTAAAAGCGAGATTGGGCGATAATTTTCCAGTGTCCTTTTATCTTTACCAGGTTTTGGTATTAACGTTATAATGCCTCGTTTCATGCTTGTGGGTAAAATTAGATTTTTATTATTGCTTCGTTAAACACCTGAAAGAGGAGTTCCCTAAGTAGCTCCCAAAAGTGTCTGTAAAAGTTAGCAGTTAGCCCATCGGGGCCAGGGGATTTATCTAGTTTTAAACACATTACAGCTTtgtcaaggcggcacggtggtgtagtggttagcgctgtcgcctcacagcaagaaggtccgggttcgagccctggggctggcgagggcctttctgtgcggagtttgcatgttctccccgtgtccgcgtgggtttcctccgggtgctccggtttcccccacagtccaaagacatgcaggttaggttaactggtgactctaaattgaccgtaggtgtgaatgtgagtgtgaatggttgtctgtgtctatgtgtcagccctgtgatgacctggcgacttgtccagggtgtaccccgcctttcgcccgtagtcagctgggataggctccagcttgcctgcgaccctgtagaaggataaagcggctagagataatgagatgagatgagacagcttTGTCAAGTTCAATCAGTTCTATATCTTTTTCACATTattctttaaatttattgtcaaTTTTTGGAATAGATTCTTCAATTTTGTTCAGGAAGATATCCACTTTTTCAGAAGAGTAGGAAGAGGTACACAGATTTTGATAAAAAGCACTAATTTCTTTTGCAATAACAGACGGATCAGAGATTTTATTGTGTTTCATTCTTGTCGTGTCTTTTCTAACTTGCAGAAGTAGGCTGTATTTTTTCCCCTTCTTCCATCCACTTTGCTCGTGATCTGATGTATGCCCCTTGAGCTTTCCGTTCATAGATTTTGTCTAGTTTAGTTTGTAATTGTAAAAGCCTTACATAATCACTCTGACAATAGTGAGTGAGTAGTAATTGAGAGTATATCTTTTATAATACTTTCCTCTTCTATATTATTTTGGCTTCTAACGTGTTTACTAAAGGAGATGGAGAATTGATGGATTTTATATTTTAGGAATTCCCATTTCTGAAAGTATGATAATAAGGCTTCGTCATGTAAGGTTTCTTGTATAAGGTTTGCTATGCCTTTACAAAAGTTATCATATTTTAATAAACTAGAATTAAATTTCCAGTCCCCTTTTCTCCTGTGGGACTGTGATAGGGGTGTGACCAGTAACTCAACGCAGCAATGGTCAGTTAGAGGTGCGGGCATTATTTCACAGAGTGAAATGTGATTGAATAGAGCATCAGTAATTAACCAATAATCAAGTCTTGATTTGGATGAGCCATCTGGTTTGAACCAAGAGTCTTGTTTTACATCTGGATTTTTCTCTCGCCATACATCTACAAGTTTTAATGAATCACAATAGTCAACCAGCATAGTATTGGGGTGAGGGTTTGTAAATCTACTAGAAAGTCTGTCTAGCTATTCATCCTTAACCATATTTCCAGTTACATATTTAGTTTTAAACTGCAAAATAACTTCTCTAATCTCTGTAAGAAGGTTTCTGTTTTGTGCTATGTTACAGTGTCCATAAACATTTCCTAAAATTAGTGTAGAATTGTCTATTTGGAGTACGCATATtacccagtcccccaggattccgcgggccttttttgtgattgttgcgggctaaaatatctgatgttgcggggttttttttccaaaaaattgcgatgaaagttgcggtgtttttttgttttttgttgcgattacattgcgggaggaagtgaaagttgcgaggaattgttgcgattttctctttttgtgattaaaattgagtgataagttattactgaaaaactatcgattaaaaaaacaaagacactgagaaatggtcctataaacaactttaccaatataaaagatgaccaggactacaaaaatgcagaaaaataggctttacttatccaaatgcacctgttggttcaaaagttaaagtgcagagaacctcacagcacaacatgaagttaccttaaaatataatataaatgcctcagctttcatgtaagaaaaaaaactattaatactagtactgtgtgcaggcagtctctcctgaagactaaattaaacaataattataaactaataaaataaatggctcaggcttcatagaagaaaaaaaaacaatttgaacagaatctcacagtatgatgctgaagctgcctaagcaatggaaaataaaataccattttggcaaaaatgttggcacccattaatttcttgtatttaaaaaaaaaaaataaagtgcacacagtccttcactgtaaacataacacactttcagtaacagaatttaagcctatataaacactgactcgcacatgctgcttctcttgaacggaaacacggaagtaactTACTTTAAGTTTAACTTTAACTTACTTCAAGTaaagcggaaggtagtttgtcgacgtcacctcaagacgacgccaacggttggtcaaatttgcgggaaagttgcggtgattggatataattgcaacactgccctgaattcgcggggattggttgaatttgcgttgaagttgcaaatcgcaacatcgcgaaatcctggagggtctgattaccCAATGGCCattgttactacttttggtggcaATTATTTTCCCCAGTGAGATACTGAGTAAAATTGCAACGCCTGCTGATCTTGATGtaccatgtgaaaaaaaaaaattggcctcccCATTGAGTTGTCCAAAACTTTTCGTCTGAATCTTTGAAAGGGTTTCTTGAAGTAGTACACATTGAGAACAACTGCTTTTGCAGAATAGAAATAAAGCCTCTCTTTATATTATCCCTTAGACATCTAGTGTTAATTGTCAAAAGTTTTAGATTACATTGTAAAGAcattttcattcacacacacattcactcaaacAAAGACAAAAACAGGTTGTAAAACCTTAAGGTAATTGAAAGCTTGCTTTTGAAGCTAACTTAAACTTAGGCAGGTCCCCAAGAACAGTGTGGACATTGTCCTCTAAACACAAGTATTCAGAAAAATGAATATATTATATTGAAACTTAGACTcttcaaagaaaaaaaagcattCCTAAAAGGGAATCGGGAGAGTATAACAACTTTGGATTCAATTTGAACAAGTGGAACATgaagctcctttttttttttacccttagcttATAAAGCATCAACTTGCCGTATCACATTATGATTCAAATGGCGATGTATTTTAGGTAGTGACTACACGCCCATCAATAACTGCTATGTGGCCTTTGTAAAAAGCCACCTTACCCTGAGATCTAGCATGTTTTATTTTTGGCCATagttgttttggtaaactgggatgtatggatgctgtcagtccccactcgcttgctcactcgagtttgttgacggtgtagtggctgctgctttatgtcccagggatccctcatgcctgtgttaccttctggctctccccttttagttatgctgtcatagttagttgccggagtccctgcttgtacttagtgcaatatgtacaaccccgattccaaaaaagttgggacaaagtacaaattgtaaataaaaacggaatgcaataacttacaaatctcaaaaactgatattgtattcacaatagaacattgacaacatatcaaatgtcgaaagtgagacattttgaaatttcatgccaaatattggctcatttgaaatttcatgacagcaacacatctcaaaaaagttgggacaggggcaataagaggctggaaaagttaaaggtacaaaaaaggaacagctggaggaccaaattacaactcattaggtcaattggcaataggtcattaacatgactgggtataaaaagagcatcttgggtggggtttacattagaccgtatcagcggatcatcagattaacgtttttaaaacgattagcgtgcacacagcaacgccaatacacgattcgcgtgcacacagcaacgccaatgcacggatacgctcggctccgcaggcatcctgcgctccaaatcactccgccctgaacagcgagtgccctctggagggtgcgcactccggccctgcgcagctcacagagcgcgcgagtgaagcgcacgagcagtgattcgggactgagccgctgtgtgtgtgatcccagcgcatatcgggcatgcgcgttacttaccacttgcaagtggaaggatgtcaagcctaaagacaatcataactacacaatgggcagtatttgcatcagtatttgcagtattttcatacttttatactctttaatgaaaggtgatacaaggcggaagtccacgccatttttcagcagtcgcgtcacatgaccaacgccagcgaatcaggaaggtggatgtcacagtgacgttgtccaatgacgacgccagctagagctcagcacagcgtatccgcgtattctgaatgtttacacagcaccggaccagacacgatctggattgaatacgtggaccctggcggattcccgtttcccggcgttttaatgtaaatggacagtgcatccgcgaagaaaacgagacagatacggtctaatgtaaacttggccttggagtggcagcggctctcagaagtaaagatgggaagaagatcaccaatccccctaattctgcgccgacaaatagtggagcaatatcagaaaggagttcgacagtgtaaaattgcaaagggtttgaacatatcatcatctacagtgcataatatcatcaaaagattcagagaatctggaagaatctctgtgcgtaagggtcaaggccggaaaaccataccgggtgcccatgatcttcgggcccttagacggcactgcatcacatacaggcatgcttctgtattggaaatcacaaaatgggctcaggaatatttccagagaacattatctgtgaacacaattcatcgtgccagccgccgttgccagctaaaactctatagttcaaagaagaagccgtatctaaacatgatccagaagcgcagacgtcttctctgggccaaggctcatttaaaatggactgtggcaaagtggaaaactgttctgtggtcagacgaatcaaaatctgaagttctttatggaaatcagggacaccatgtcattcggactaaagaggagaaggacgacccaagttgttatcagcgcttagttcagaagcctgcatctctgatggtatggggtcgcattagtgcgtgtggcatgggcagcttacacatctggaaagacaccatcaatgctgaaaggtatatccaggttctagagcaacatatgctcccatccagacgacgtctctttcagggaagaccttgcattttccaacatgacaatgccaaaccacatactgcatcaattacagcatcatggctgcgtagaagaagggtccgggtactgaactggccagcctgcagtccagatctttcacccatagaaaacatttggcgcatcataaaacggaagatacgacaaaaaagacctaagacagttgagcaactagaatcctccattagacaagaatgggttaacattcctctccctaaacttgagcaacttgtctcctcagtccccagacgtttacagactgttgtaaagagaaaagggaatgtctcacagtgggaaacatggccttgtcccaacttttttgagatgtgttgttgtcatgaaatttaaaaatcacctaatttttctctttaaatgatacattttctcagtttaaacatttgatatgtcatctatgttctattctgaataaaatatggaattttgaaacttccacatcattgcattctgtttttatgtacaatttgtactttatcccaacttttttggaatcggggttatatactgttcctacttattcaggtgacattgggcatacctaacaacctgtgttttctctctcttctccctcccccccccccaaatctgtccctctgagttacatgccggtcctgggatcgagatgctggcctcttctgctcctcggacctgcctgatccatcctggtgccctgtgtctggttggagtctcatcgcatcgctcctgtggagggcggcctcatgtggacagttgggggtcgtgcctggaggatgctctggactcttgcagtggtgcttttgtggctggggactgcagttgacttgctaactttgggactgtggttgtcgtgaacggttttgtgcttgggtttctgtcagtgggggatttatagcatcaacgaagctgactttgttaggactgttaatgttatagtcatgttgtctgttgttgcccggatggggatgggttcccttttgagtctggttcctctcgaggtttcttcctcatgtcgtctgagggagtttttccttgccaccgtcgcgctcgttggggatagattagggataaaattagctcatattttaagtcgttcaaattctgtaaagctgctttgcaacaatgtttattgttaaaagcgctatacaaataaacttgacttgacttgttctcTCGCCAGTCTGTCCTCCTTGGTGAAGTCCTGGACAAAGCGGACCCCTGAGTCCTTAGCTGTCTTCCAGACCACATCCCGGTGAAGTCTCCTCATGAACTGCATGATGACCTGCCGGCTCCGTCCGTTTTCTTTCTTGCCTACGCAGTGCACCGTGTTGACCAAGTCGCCAATGTTGTCAGCCCACTGTGGAAAAATATTCAGCAGGAGCTCTTCGGTCTTCTCTCTGATGTTTTCTGCTTCTTGTTCTTTGAGCCCCGAAAGTCGCAGGTTCCAGCGGCGTTTATAACGTTCAAACTCAAGCACCTTTTCCTTCAGTGTGGCGTTTTGTTTCTTCAGGTCTGACTGTTCTTTCTCCAAAATGTCCATTTTGGATTGCATTCCTGCAATTTCCACTGAGTTCTGGTCCACGCGCTGTATGACGCTGGTAAATAAGTCAGAGTTCTCTTTAAGTTGTTTTCCGAAGCCATGTACTTTGCCCTCCAAGCTACGAATGGCTGCCAGGACGTCAGCTAAGGAGAGCACGGGTCCGGTTTCAGTTGGCATTTTCTTAGCGGGTGGCAGTTTTGTCGGCGTAGTGTTTAGTGGTCTTCTGGTGCCTGATGTGCTAGTGTTAGCTTTGCTTGGTTTTGGTGTGTCCACCGGAATAGCAGCTTCTGTGCTTGTTGTGTGGCTAACATTAGCTTTGCCTGATGTGTCTATTGGAGTATCAGCCTCTGTGTTTGCGGTGTAGTTATGGAAGGCAAGCAGGTTTCCCGTCTTACCATTAGCTGTCTTGAACGGGGGAAAATCTTTATCTTTGAGGACAGACatatacgttatttaccagctgggaggtccgtatcgtgaaataccgtgagcgaggccctctgggccgaggtcagtattcaaggccgaggtcacagtatttcaccacacggaccgaccttaagctggtaaataatatatttatttttttctttaccaaattctaacagaaaacaagagcgcccgaaagggaaaaccgagtcgagccgccattttgaatcctcattcacggctataatgcaaatggcttcctccgcagtatacaagtgcacttccatggcaggaaaaaaaaactgcattttgccgcctatggagttgcctatttatacaaaattgagtcattcaggattcagccatgtttttgctcggtgtttttgctcgaccaaagttatccagtattatgaccttttatattgcataaataaagccatttggtgaaactttgaagaagagattgtactggtttaaagtttttacctaatgtAATAttgtgtattaggataacatggtccaaaatgggcctcattaactaatgagatcaaactgttagcaagttagaggtttttagctttctcctgaaatgttttcttttatttcttcttcctcagggtagtaaaactcacttttgctgtgagcactgtcattatcgctatccatgctgtaaaatttatgctattctcctgagaaataatacatttattttttctttaccaaattctaacagaaaacgagagcgcccgaaagggaaaaccgagccgagccgccattttgaatcctcattcacggctgtaatgcaaatggcttcctcctcggtatacaagtgcacttccatggcaggaaaaaaactacattttgccgcctatgtagtcccctatttatacaaaattgagtcattcaggattcagccatgtttttgcttggcgttagcaagttagaggtttttagctttctcctggggcggcacggtggtgtagtggttagcgctgtcgcctcacagcaagaaggtccgggttcgagccccgtggccggcgagggcctttctgcgcggagtttgcatgttctccccgtgtccgcgtgggtttcctccgggtgctccggtttcccccacagtccaaagacatgcaggttaggttaactggtgactctaaattgagcgtaggtgtgaatgtgagtgtgaatggttgtctgtgtctatgtgtcagccctgtgatgacctggcgacttgtccagggtgtaccccgcctttcgcccgtagtcagctgggataggctccagcttgcctgcgaccctgtagaacaggataaagcggctacagataatgagatgagatgagctttctcctgaaatgttttcttttatttcttcttcctcagggtagtaaaactcgctttcgctgtgaacactgtcgttatcgctatccatgatgtaaaattaatgctattctcctgagaaatgctggcaaaaatttataagatttttgataatcttataaataaatcttattaaaaaaagataagtgttgacaaaaatgctactatgtttgttgttgtgaacgagcgagtcgccagaggtccgtaaccgctcgccagccaatcagagcgcaggatttggaccgcgaaaaaataaatCGTCTTATTTCGATTCCTTTGTGCCAGCAAGTTGAAAAGGTTACCAAAGTTTTTCTGTCTGAAGAGGACAGTTTAAATCCAAAAGTGTAGGACCAAGCAAACGGAGCTTAAAAAGTGCCCTGATCGCCATCTTGCCGGataatgagggaaaaaaaacaactttatttaatgatattattattattccacttTCTTCCGCTTACGTCATAGACAAGCGACCAAAATGAACGCGTCGCGTTTTTCTGACGTCTTACTTCCTGTTTGGGTTCCAGCACAACAATCATGGCGGAATTAAACCGACAGCTTCAGGAATATTTAGCCCAGTCTAAAAGCGGGGCAAAAACAATATCGCAGTCGAGCTCCAGCACCACTGTGAACATTGATGAAGCTGACAGCAGTGTACCGGGCAGCTGGTTCGGTCGGTGGTCGAGTCCGTTTCCGGGTCGCGGCGGATCTTCTACAGGCCCGAGCTCGAGCAGCGGATTTTCCTGGCCGTGGTCTGCGGAACCCGATCCGTGTCTGCCGGGCGTGAGTCGGTCTCAACGGCTGGTCGCATTCGGAGTGTGTATCCTATTTTCGGCGCTGTGTTTCGGGCTCTCGGCTCTGTACGCGCCGCTGCTGTTACTGAAGGCCAGGA includes the following:
- the sft2d3 gene encoding vesicle transport protein SFT2C, which produces MAELNRQLQEYLAQSKSGAKTISQSSSSTTVNIDEADSSVPGSWFGRWSSPFPGRGGSSTGPSSSSGFSWPWSAEPDPCLPGVSRSQRLVAFGVCILFSALCFGLSALYAPLLLLKARKFALLWSLGSLFALTGAAILRGPSRMIAAPSPGAVIYLCSLAATLYAALGLHSTMLTALGAIVQIGAIVGYVVSLVPGGSAGMRFVGGMAASAIKRTVTGKTMPI